Within [Chlorobium] sp. 445, the genomic segment AGTTTTTCAGGATTGAAAACATCAGTTCAAACGTATCTTGCAAATCAAACCGACAACTTTATTCAAACGCATCTTGCCGACATTTGTGCCTCGATTCAAGAAGCTATTACATCCGTCTTGGTGTCAAAAACCATTCAAGCCGCGCAGAAATACGGCATAGAGACCATCAGCGTGGCGGGCGGCGTGAGTGCCAATTCTGAACTGCGCCGAAAATTCGAGCGCGCCTGTGCCGAAAAAGGACTTGCACTTCACATTCCAAAGCCGATTTATTCAACCGACAACGCCGCCATGATTGCCTCACTTGCACATCTGAAACTTAAGCATGGCATTCAATTTACGCCTCACTACGCTACGCGCGCCTTCGCCACTTTGGCATGATGAACTGGCTTGATTGCACACGTTGAATTTTGTTAAGCCTTAACATATTTTACCTCACAATCGGTCTAAGTATATTCGTATTCCTACACAACTCTAAGGTAAATCACAATAAGCGTATGAAACCCGTCATCTTTGCGCTGTTTCTTGGTTTCACACCGCTTGCTCTATGTGCTCAGCAAGTTCCGCTGATTGAGCGCGAAATCTTTTTTGATAACCCGGAAATCGTCGGTGGTCAAATCTCCCCTGATGCGCGCTGGATGACTTTCCGAAAGGTCTACAAAGGTGTGATGAACATCTGGATTAAAGCCCTTAATGATCCGTTCGAAAAAGCGCGCCCCATCACGGCTGACACGCTCAGACCAATTGTTAATTACTTCTGGACTTGGGACAGCAAATCTGTGCTGTATTTGCAAGATAAAGGCGGTAACGAAAATTATCATGTCTATGCCGTCAATCCTTTTGCTGCAAATGGTCCCGATGGTGTTCCGCCAGCGCGTAACCTCACTCCCTATGAAAACACTCGTGCCAACATTATCCGACTCTCCAGAAAAAATCCTAACAAACTTTGGGTAGGTCTTAACGACCGCGATCCATCGTGGCACGATCTTTACGAACTGAATGTTACCACTGGCGCCCGCAAACTCATTTACCAAAACACAGATCGCCTCACCGGCTTTATTTTTGACTGGGATGAAAACTTACGCTTTGTCTTGCGCAATAGCAGCGATGGCTCAACTGAATTCCTGCGTGTCGATGCAAAGGGACTGACCAAAATCTATGAAGTTAGCTCGCTTGAATCTGCTTATATCGTGTCTTTTACAAAAGACAACAAATTGCCTTACATGGTAACTAACAAAGGGCGTAACTTCACTGAACTGGTTCTGTTTGATCCTTCAACGGGTAAAGAGACACTCGTCGACAAAGACCCTTTAGGTCGCGTAGATTTTGGTTCAGCTTATTTTGATGATCTAAGTCGCAAGCTGATTTACACCAAATACGAGGATGCGCGGGAGCGGATTTATTTCCGCAACAAAGCTTGGGAGGAAGAGTACAATTTCCTGCGCTCGCAGTTTCCCGGCAAGGAATTCTCCTACACTTCAATGGATAAAAAGCAACGATTTGCTCTGGTCAATGTGTACAGCGATACTGATCC encodes:
- a CDS encoding S9 family peptidase, whose product is MKPVIFALFLGFTPLALCAQQVPLIEREIFFDNPEIVGGQISPDARWMTFRKVYKGVMNIWIKALNDPFEKARPITADTLRPIVNYFWTWDSKSVLYLQDKGGNENYHVYAVNPFAANGPDGVPPARNLTPYENTRANIIRLSRKNPNKLWVGLNDRDPSWHDLYELNVTTGARKLIYQNTDRLTGFIFDWDENLRFVLRNSSDGSTEFLRVDAKGLTKIYEVSSLESAYIVSFTKDNKLPYMVTNKGRNFTELVLFDPSTGKETLVDKDPLGRVDFGSAYFDDLSRKLIYTKYEDARERIYFRNKAWEEEYNFLRSQFPGKEFSYTSMDKKQRFALVNVYSDTDPGAVYLFDRKKRKLTFQYRPRPKLDPELLSPMVPIAYKSSDGLEIPAYLTLPKGQEPKNLPLLVIPHGGPWARDRWGYNANAQFWSNRGYAVLQMNFRGSTGYGQQFLNAGNRQWGDLMQDDITWGVKYLVAQGIVDSNRVGILGGSYGGYATLAGVTFTPDLYRAAVAIVAPSNLNTLLASVPPYWEAARRSFHLRIGDPTTPEGRAQLERQSPLNHVEKIKTPLMIVHGANDPRVKKSEADQIVAAMRKKGISVEYLCAPDEGHGFLHPVNNMAYLAAAEKFLATHLGGRYQDSMSSDVAQRLRKITVDVRTVLKDAAE